The proteins below come from a single Planctomycetaceae bacterium genomic window:
- a CDS encoding cation-transporting P-type ATPase has product MNSERGQIHEVEPDAVFDLLRTRPSGLTADEARQRQRDVGPNALDLPDRWRWARPLARQFLNFFSLLLDVAAAACFVAESVQPGEGMQVLGWALLTVSVLNALFAFAQEMRAEHAMDELRRYLPQSVRVRRDGRDEQITAEQLVPGDVMLLGEGDRISADARLVESEALLINNAPLTGESRSQAATAAGASGRLTDSPNMAFAGCSVMRGHGTSVVVATGHRTQFGSLAALSRDVRRPPSPIERETAHMIRVLTVIAVVMGVLFFAYGVAIGRSLWVNIVFMLGIIVANVPEGLLPTFTLALSVAGLRMARHQVLVRNLEAIEALGATHVVCTDKTGTLTRNELAITGLINPMSGRPLSDENRVRPFLQAALIASEVREHQAAGVIARSAVETDVSGGEQSGNQARWSGDPLDVAVARMYAGRLGDPGRIIAETRRHFPFDLERRREAGILESPDGILFAVKGAWESLRPLIGTVETSEADEAVPASDDALRQCDEIVQRLSASGLRLIAVASRQLVALPDPELPPDPLERSLRLHGFMALDDPLRDEVPGAVRACHGAGVRVLLITGDHPDTAAAVARSCGILSPEQAEEDFVLHGSELESMREDQLVERLRAGVAVFARTTPEQKMKIVTGLKRLGHVVAMTGDGVNDAPALKAADVGIAMGLSGTDVAREAADIVLLDDNFASIVAGIAGGRAVFDNMKKFTTYVLTSNIPEIVPFLLYVVLPVPLALTIVQILCIDLGTDLLPAIGLGQEPPDSECMKRPPRRLDQRLLSLPVMATSYLFLGMIQAAWSLTLFFLVLHQGNWKWGQELSIHDPLYHSATGITLSAIMLMQIGNVVGRRSLRRSGLDLRLFSNRLIVGGMVLELTFSWAILYFPPAREFLRTGPVAPEIYALAFLGIPLIFLLDLLRKRLVTR; this is encoded by the coding sequence ATGAACTCCGAGCGCGGCCAGATTCATGAAGTCGAACCGGACGCGGTGTTTGACCTGCTGCGGACGCGGCCGTCCGGTCTGACAGCGGACGAAGCCCGGCAGCGACAACGGGACGTCGGCCCCAACGCTCTGGATTTGCCCGATCGCTGGCGATGGGCGCGACCTCTTGCCAGGCAGTTTCTGAACTTCTTCAGCCTGTTGCTGGATGTTGCGGCGGCCGCCTGCTTCGTGGCGGAATCAGTCCAGCCCGGCGAAGGTATGCAGGTTCTGGGATGGGCGCTGCTGACGGTTTCGGTGCTGAATGCTCTGTTCGCGTTCGCTCAGGAGATGCGGGCCGAGCATGCGATGGACGAACTGCGGCGCTATCTGCCTCAATCTGTCCGAGTCCGTCGTGACGGTCGTGACGAACAGATCACCGCTGAACAGCTCGTTCCCGGCGATGTGATGCTGCTCGGCGAAGGCGACCGGATTTCCGCCGACGCACGGCTGGTGGAATCCGAAGCACTGCTGATCAACAACGCTCCGCTGACCGGTGAGTCGCGGTCTCAGGCGGCCACGGCAGCGGGGGCTTCCGGACGACTGACGGACAGTCCGAATATGGCGTTCGCCGGATGTTCCGTCATGCGCGGCCACGGCACGTCGGTTGTCGTCGCCACAGGTCACAGAACTCAGTTCGGAAGTCTGGCGGCTCTGTCGCGAGACGTCCGCCGGCCGCCGTCGCCCATCGAACGCGAAACGGCCCACATGATTCGCGTGCTGACAGTCATCGCGGTTGTGATGGGCGTGCTGTTCTTCGCCTACGGTGTCGCGATCGGCCGGTCGCTGTGGGTGAATATCGTGTTCATGCTGGGAATCATTGTGGCGAACGTACCCGAAGGATTGCTGCCGACGTTCACGCTGGCGCTGTCGGTGGCGGGTCTTCGAATGGCCCGCCACCAGGTTCTGGTCCGGAACCTGGAAGCCATCGAGGCTCTGGGAGCGACGCATGTTGTCTGCACCGACAAGACCGGGACTCTGACCAGAAATGAGCTGGCGATTACGGGTCTGATCAATCCGATGTCGGGCCGGCCTCTGAGCGATGAGAACCGCGTGAGACCATTCCTCCAGGCGGCTTTGATCGCGTCGGAAGTTCGCGAACATCAGGCCGCCGGCGTCATCGCACGGTCAGCGGTGGAGACGGACGTTTCCGGCGGCGAACAGTCTGGAAATCAGGCTCGCTGGTCGGGAGATCCGCTGGACGTTGCCGTCGCCCGGATGTACGCCGGACGCCTGGGAGATCCCGGCCGGATCATCGCGGAGACTCGCCGCCACTTCCCCTTCGACCTGGAACGTCGGCGCGAAGCGGGGATTCTGGAAAGCCCGGATGGAATTCTGTTTGCCGTTAAAGGTGCGTGGGAATCGCTGCGGCCGCTGATTGGAACGGTGGAAACGTCCGAGGCTGACGAAGCCGTGCCCGCCAGCGACGACGCCCTCCGCCAGTGCGACGAAATCGTGCAGCGTCTTTCGGCCAGCGGACTGCGGTTGATCGCAGTGGCGTCGCGGCAACTCGTGGCTCTTCCGGATCCCGAACTTCCGCCCGATCCGCTGGAACGTTCACTTCGTCTGCACGGGTTCATGGCCCTTGATGATCCGTTGCGGGACGAAGTGCCCGGCGCCGTGCGAGCCTGCCATGGCGCAGGCGTTCGCGTGCTGCTGATTACCGGCGACCACCCCGACACAGCCGCCGCCGTCGCACGGTCATGTGGAATCCTGAGTCCCGAACAGGCCGAAGAAGACTTTGTACTTCACGGCAGCGAACTGGAATCCATGCGCGAGGACCAGCTTGTTGAGCGTCTGCGTGCCGGAGTCGCCGTGTTTGCTCGCACGACACCCGAGCAAAAAATGAAGATCGTCACTGGCCTGAAACGACTCGGACACGTAGTGGCCATGACGGGCGACGGCGTCAACGATGCTCCCGCACTGAAGGCCGCCGATGTGGGAATCGCCATGGGTCTGAGCGGGACCGACGTTGCCCGCGAGGCTGCGGACATTGTCCTGCTGGACGACAACTTCGCGTCCATCGTGGCCGGCATCGCCGGCGGGCGAGCCGTCTTCGACAACATGAAGAAGTTCACCACATATGTGCTCACCAGTAACATTCCGGAAATCGTCCCGTTTCTGTTGTACGTTGTTCTGCCCGTTCCGCTGGCTCTGACCATCGTGCAGATTCTGTGCATCGATCTGGGGACGGACCTGTTGCCCGCGATCGGTCTCGGACAGGAGCCTCCCGACAGCGAATGCATGAAGCGGCCGCCAAGGCGACTGGATCAGCGGCTGTTGTCGCTGCCCGTCATGGCGACGTCCTATCTGTTTCTGGGGATGATTCAGGCGGCGTGGTCGCTGACGCTGTTCTTTCTTGTGCTGCATCAGGGGAACTGGAAGTGGGGTCAGGAACTCAGCATTCACGACCCGCTGTATCATTCCGCGACGGGAATCACGCTGTCGGCAATTATGCTGATGCAGATCGGAAACGTTGTCGGCCGCCGATCACTGCGTCGCTCGGGACTTGACCTGCGATTGTTCAGTAACCGGCTGATCGTCGGCGGCATGGTCCTGGAATTGACGTTCTCGTGGGCAATCCTCTACTTCCCGCCCGCCAGAGAATTCCTGCGGACCGGACCGGTGGCTCCGGAAATCTATGCTCTCGCCTTCCTCGGCATCCCGCTGATCTTCCTGCTCGACCTGCTTCGCAAACGCCTTGTCACGCGGTGA
- a CDS encoding universal stress protein, with protein MANFFLAYDASTHGDWVAHYAARIVSQCAERTLHVVHVQDGRRSVSDCQIGLQHLQAESRRLKVELQVLEVPMQVSVEHTICNTVPRGPDSVLICGTRGRERSRGLFTGSLSERMLRLCHCRMLAIHVALPGLLGAPRRLLLPVSGHPRGFCHGLPFLKMLARDAAELHLLFVEPVSRRRLRLLSGSAVESLKTAGREYCRRIEAEILTELPSSPSLLDALVTVSDNVPREIVVAASRLHAQLILLGASERHLTERILHGNPIEQVLRTATCDVAIYRGVT; from the coding sequence GTGGCGAACTTCTTTCTGGCCTATGACGCGTCGACTCACGGGGACTGGGTCGCACACTATGCCGCGCGGATCGTGTCACAGTGCGCAGAACGCACACTGCACGTGGTCCATGTGCAGGATGGACGCCGTTCTGTCAGCGACTGTCAGATTGGACTGCAACATCTGCAGGCCGAGTCGCGGCGGCTGAAGGTCGAACTTCAGGTTCTTGAAGTTCCCATGCAGGTTTCGGTGGAACACACGATCTGCAACACCGTGCCGCGCGGGCCGGACAGTGTGCTGATCTGCGGAACTCGGGGTCGCGAGCGAAGTCGCGGGCTGTTCACGGGCAGTCTGTCCGAACGAATGCTGCGATTGTGCCACTGCCGGATGCTGGCTATCCACGTGGCTCTGCCCGGACTGCTGGGTGCTCCGCGCCGATTGCTGCTGCCGGTGTCCGGTCATCCTCGCGGATTCTGTCATGGTCTGCCGTTTCTGAAGATGCTGGCTCGCGATGCGGCGGAGCTGCATTTGCTGTTTGTCGAACCCGTCAGCCGCCGGCGCCTGCGGCTGTTGTCCGGATCGGCTGTCGAATCGCTCAAGACGGCGGGCCGCGAATACTGCCGTCGGATCGAAGCGGAGATCCTGACGGAGCTGCCTTCGTCGCCGTCCTTGCTGGATGCATTGGTGACGGTTTCCGACAACGTGCCGCGGGAGATCGTTGTGGCGGCCAGCCGTCTGCACGCTCAACTGATTCTGCTGGGTGCATCGGAACGGCATCTCACGGAACGAATACTTCACGGCAATCCGATCGAACAGGTTCTGCGGACCGCCACGTGTGACGTCGCCATCTATCGAGGTGTCACATGA
- a CDS encoding helix-turn-helix transcriptional regulator, translated as MTDQNKRTNPEWLKASANNEAECGSISVGGLATRFGFYDPDDQKGPAVFGQLVEFARRRLRLSVEQLAADADVDVEELVLIERGECCDPSPRTVHKLAEIFRLPTGAVAEIAGLVRRRHDRLGHAAYLFAARSEPMAALTEEEERAYEEFVKVIIESTEVE; from the coding sequence ATGACAGATCAAAACAAACGAACCAATCCTGAATGGCTGAAGGCATCAGCGAATAACGAAGCAGAATGCGGATCGATCTCCGTTGGCGGCCTGGCAACACGGTTTGGATTCTATGATCCCGATGACCAGAAGGGGCCAGCCGTATTCGGCCAGCTTGTGGAATTTGCTCGTCGGCGCCTGCGGCTCAGCGTTGAGCAGCTTGCAGCGGACGCCGACGTCGATGTCGAAGAACTCGTGCTGATTGAACGTGGAGAATGCTGTGATCCAAGTCCCCGAACGGTGCATAAACTGGCGGAGATATTCCGGTTGCCGACCGGGGCGGTGGCTGAAATTGCGGGGCTGGTCCGGCGCAGACACGATCGCCTTGGACATGCAGCATATCTGTTCGCTGCGCGATCCGAACCGATGGCCGCCCTGACCGAGGAAGAAGAACGAGCGTACGAAGAGTTCGTGAAGGTCATCATTGAATCAACAGAAGTGGAGTAA
- a CDS encoding ribbon-helix-helix protein, CopG family, whose protein sequence is MSKKTMTLNLTSEEMAVLDELAKRKDLSKTGVLRQALRLYQLVDSRVRDGEKLVFEDEKQDKKSEVVVL, encoded by the coding sequence GTGTCGAAGAAAACAATGACTCTGAATCTCACGAGCGAAGAAATGGCGGTGCTGGACGAGCTGGCAAAGCGTAAGGATCTATCGAAAACAGGGGTCCTCCGCCAGGCGTTGCGACTTTACCAGCTCGTCGATTCCAGAGTTCGCGACGGCGAAAAGCTGGTTTTTGAAGACGAAAAGCAGGACAAGAAATCGGAGGTCGTCGTGCTGTGA
- a CDS encoding amidohydrolase family protein, producing the protein MKTATGTTVIRNGQIVDGTGAAAIPDGAVVITDGLISYVGAASNVPALPSDAEIIDARGGTIMPGLVEAHFHATYFNIRALEDLDIKYPVEYVSLLSSVNCRLALECGYTAARSGGCLFNVDVWLKKAIDSDLIPGPRLSSSGREICSAGGLMDWNPEFRKIGMEGLVFIINGADDARRAVRSLVKDGVEWVKTYPTGDAAAPDTNDHHTLCMTFDEMNAVVQTAHNHGMKVTGHCRATEGIRNALRAGYDTLEHATFMDDEAMDMLLARDVPVVPALYFEKASVERGPEFGLPQKVIDGHQETLDGGAESALRILRAGGRVGMGGDYGFGWNPHGDYARELTFFVNDVGFTPLETIMCATKTGAEIMGRGDEFGTLEPGKLADVLVVDGDVLADISLLEDRDRIIAVLQGGITKAGRLAPRQRTEVTVQG; encoded by the coding sequence ATGAAAACCGCAACCGGCACGACTGTGATTCGAAACGGCCAGATTGTCGACGGCACAGGAGCCGCCGCCATCCCTGACGGCGCTGTGGTGATTACTGACGGACTCATCAGCTACGTTGGCGCAGCGTCGAATGTTCCCGCCCTTCCATCCGATGCCGAAATCATCGATGCCCGCGGCGGGACGATCATGCCGGGGCTCGTCGAAGCTCACTTCCACGCGACGTACTTCAATATCCGGGCACTGGAAGACCTGGACATCAAATACCCGGTCGAATACGTCAGTCTGCTGTCGTCGGTCAATTGCCGCCTGGCTCTGGAATGCGGCTACACGGCGGCTCGATCGGGCGGCTGTCTGTTCAACGTGGATGTGTGGCTGAAGAAGGCCATTGACAGCGATCTGATCCCCGGTCCCAGACTGTCGTCGTCCGGCCGCGAAATCTGTTCGGCCGGCGGACTGATGGACTGGAATCCGGAATTCCGCAAGATCGGCATGGAAGGCCTGGTGTTCATCATCAACGGCGCCGACGACGCCCGTCGCGCCGTGCGATCGCTGGTGAAGGACGGAGTCGAATGGGTCAAGACCTACCCGACCGGCGACGCGGCGGCTCCCGACACCAACGACCATCACACGCTGTGCATGACGTTTGACGAAATGAACGCCGTGGTGCAGACGGCTCACAACCACGGCATGAAAGTCACCGGCCACTGCCGCGCAACGGAAGGCATCAGGAATGCCCTGCGAGCCGGCTATGACACGCTGGAACACGCCACGTTTATGGACGACGAAGCGATGGACATGCTGCTGGCGCGCGACGTTCCGGTGGTTCCCGCGCTGTACTTCGAAAAGGCCAGCGTCGAACGCGGCCCGGAGTTCGGTCTTCCTCAAAAGGTCATCGACGGCCACCAGGAAACGCTGGACGGAGGAGCCGAAAGCGCTCTTCGAATCCTGCGAGCCGGCGGTCGAGTGGGCATGGGCGGCGACTATGGCTTCGGCTGGAATCCTCACGGCGACTACGCTCGCGAACTGACGTTCTTCGTCAACGATGTCGGTTTTACTCCGCTGGAAACGATCATGTGCGCGACAAAAACCGGAGCCGAAATCATGGGCCGCGGTGACGAATTCGGCACGCTGGAACCCGGCAAGCTGGCCGACGTGCTGGTTGTCGACGGAGACGTGCTCGCGGACATCTCGCTGCTGGAAGACCGCGACCGCATCATCGCCGTTCTGCAGGGCGGCATCACCAAAGCCGGCCGCCTCGCCCCGCGCCAACGCACGGAAGTGACCGTGCAGGGGTGA
- a CDS encoding ABC transporter permease — protein MRHALYLAFRSLWWFRGRAITIVLCLGLTLWLPITVRLLLNQFRTDILARAEATPLIIGARGSRIDLVLHGLYFDTAPPDNATMSEADYVRDTGFATAIPLHVKYRTQSVNSIDGVPIVGTSVEYFEFRGLRLAKGQSLTLLGDCVLGADVAERMNLRPGDRILSAPKNAFNLAGDYPLKMNITGILARSHSSDDDVVFVDIRTAWIIDGIGHGHQQLDTQTDASMLLKKDDTSVTASAAVLPFTEITPDNIDSFHFHGDPANFPVSAVIAVPRNRKSQTLLLGRYASVRNDVAQCLKPIDVVHELLNIVFRIEQLVWLSAVLSSIVTAVLLGLVLLLSIRLRAAEMRTMFKLGCSRGTIAMLLGTELMLMLLAGLLLAAGSAWLTSWVASDSLRRILF, from the coding sequence ATGCGGCACGCCTTGTATCTTGCCTTCCGTTCGTTGTGGTGGTTCCGCGGGCGAGCGATCACGATCGTCCTGTGTCTGGGGCTGACGCTGTGGCTGCCGATTACCGTTCGGCTGCTGCTGAACCAGTTTCGGACCGACATCCTTGCGCGAGCCGAAGCGACGCCGCTGATCATCGGCGCGCGAGGCAGCCGCATCGATCTGGTGCTGCACGGTCTGTACTTCGACACTGCTCCGCCGGACAACGCGACGATGTCGGAGGCTGACTACGTGCGCGACACCGGCTTCGCGACCGCAATTCCGCTGCACGTGAAGTACAGAACGCAAAGCGTGAATAGCATCGACGGAGTTCCCATCGTCGGCACGTCGGTAGAATACTTCGAATTCCGCGGGCTGCGACTGGCGAAGGGACAATCACTGACACTGCTGGGAGACTGCGTGCTGGGTGCCGACGTGGCCGAACGAATGAATCTGCGGCCCGGCGACAGAATCCTGTCGGCTCCAAAAAACGCGTTCAACCTGGCCGGCGACTATCCGCTGAAGATGAATATCACCGGGATCCTCGCGCGGTCCCATTCGTCCGACGACGACGTTGTGTTCGTCGACATTCGCACGGCCTGGATCATCGACGGGATTGGCCACGGGCATCAGCAGCTTGACACACAAACGGACGCGTCAATGCTGCTGAAGAAGGATGACACGTCCGTCACCGCCAGCGCCGCCGTGCTGCCGTTCACGGAAATCACACCGGACAATATCGATTCGTTTCACTTCCACGGCGACCCCGCGAACTTCCCCGTTTCCGCGGTCATAGCCGTGCCGCGCAACCGCAAGTCGCAGACTCTATTGCTGGGACGTTACGCGTCAGTGCGCAACGATGTCGCTCAGTGCCTGAAGCCCATCGATGTCGTTCACGAATTGCTGAACATCGTGTTTCGAATTGAGCAACTCGTCTGGCTGAGCGCCGTGCTGTCCTCGATTGTGACCGCAGTGCTGCTGGGACTGGTGCTGCTGCTTTCAATCCGGCTGCGCGCGGCAGAGATGCGCACGATGTTCAAGCTCGGCTGCAGTCGCGGCACCATCGCCATGTTGCTGGGAACGGAACTGATGCTGATGCTGCTTGCGGGTCTGCTGCTGGCGGCGGGAAGTGCCTGGCTGACCAGCTGGGTTGCGTCGGATTCGCTGCGACGGATATTGTTTTGA
- a CDS encoding ABC transporter ATP-binding protein, protein MIRIDDLRFQYPHSSFALHVPELQIETGRAVAIVGPSGSGKTTLLNLMAGIRPADSGCLRVGETDVTGLTEGGRRAFRLRHVGLVFQDFELIEYLSVLDNVLLPCRIGNSVALTSQTRERAAALIEQVGLKDHVRKSVTRLSQGERQRVAICRALLPEPCLLLADEPTGNLDPATSDVIMQLLLDQVRSHGATENSSAGSADDAANAPTASEGHRTSDWTASEGNRTGGASGWETHRTERNARTLIMVTHDHSLLHHFDRTISFDQFLTARHAGAVDGKAS, encoded by the coding sequence ATGATCCGCATTGACGATCTGAGATTCCAGTACCCGCACAGCAGTTTTGCCCTGCACGTGCCGGAACTGCAGATTGAAACCGGCCGCGCGGTGGCAATTGTCGGACCGAGCGGCTCCGGCAAGACGACACTGCTGAACCTGATGGCCGGAATTCGTCCCGCGGATTCCGGCTGTCTTCGCGTAGGCGAAACCGATGTCACCGGACTGACAGAAGGCGGGCGGCGAGCCTTCCGGCTCCGTCACGTCGGTCTGGTGTTTCAGGACTTCGAGCTGATCGAATACCTTAGCGTGCTGGACAATGTTCTGCTGCCGTGCCGGATCGGCAACTCCGTTGCTTTGACTTCGCAGACTCGCGAACGTGCCGCGGCGCTGATTGAGCAGGTGGGGCTGAAGGATCACGTCCGCAAGTCCGTGACCAGGTTGTCTCAGGGCGAACGGCAGCGCGTGGCAATCTGTCGAGCATTGCTGCCGGAACCATGCCTGCTGCTGGCCGATGAACCAACCGGGAACCTCGACCCGGCCACTTCGGACGTCATCATGCAGCTGCTGCTGGACCAGGTGAGATCTCATGGCGCGACTGAGAATTCGTCGGCCGGTTCTGCTGACGATGCAGCGAACGCCCCGACGGCCTCGGAGGGCCATCGTACGAGTGACTGGACGGCCTCGGAGGGCAATCGTACGGGCGGTGCATCGGGTTGGGAGACTCATCGTACGGAACGGAACGCTCGCACGCTGATCATGGTGACTCACGACCATTCGCTGCTGCATCACTTCGACCGCACGATTTCCTTCGATCAGTTTCTCACCGCGCGACACGCGGGCGCCGTGGACGGGAAGGCATCCTGA
- a CDS encoding YqgE/AlgH family protein — protein sequence MFLHGQFLIAANHLRDPNFYRTVVLMLEHNAEGAMGLVVNRPSSIAVDAALSGQIQGTKCQSPIFVGGPVENSALFILHNSVAIGAKDQEVAPGVFLSGSHESFETVVRESDSGKSAAVFRVYCGYAGWGAGQLESEIERGDWRNLPATDAIVLEEDPYGIWEVCTRKLQRANRLLPHNVRNPEWN from the coding sequence ATGTTTCTGCACGGACAGTTCTTGATCGCGGCAAATCACCTGCGCGATCCCAACTTCTATCGCACCGTCGTCCTGATGCTCGAACACAATGCCGAGGGAGCGATGGGGCTTGTGGTCAACCGTCCGTCATCGATCGCTGTCGATGCGGCACTGTCCGGCCAGATCCAGGGAACGAAGTGCCAGTCTCCCATCTTCGTCGGCGGTCCCGTCGAAAACTCGGCTTTGTTCATCCTGCATAACAGCGTCGCCATCGGAGCCAAAGACCAGGAAGTCGCACCGGGCGTTTTTCTGTCGGGCAGCCACGAGTCCTTCGAAACCGTGGTTCGCGAAAGTGATTCCGGAAAAAGCGCGGCCGTGTTTCGAGTCTACTGCGGTTACGCGGGCTGGGGTGCCGGCCAGCTCGAAAGTGAAATTGAACGCGGCGACTGGCGAAACCTGCCCGCTACCGACGCGATCGTCCTGGAAGAAGACCCCTACGGAATCTGGGAAGTGTGTACGCGCAAACTTCAGCGAGCCAACCGACTGCTGCCGCACAACGTGCGGAATCCGGAATGGAATTGA
- a CDS encoding aldose 1-epimerase encodes MQIAVITDPVTGSHAKIAVALGFNCFEFVAKLSESESINVIDAADGFEHGDKPVSHSGIPLLFPFPNRIRSGRFTWDGQEFDLPESLVGFNNGNAIHGFALDRPWRVVEQTEASVTGTFKLSDDAPERRSLWPADAQITLRYSLSNNNLRADITVHNPDDKPLPWGFGTHAYFKLPLAAESKPGHCTIYAPVRKRWELEGCLPTGKLLSPPEDGRLIEAPYFDTLKLDDVYTDIVPKDGIVECQIIDEHAGAQVVQRCDDSFREIVAFTPPWTSAVCLEPYTCTTDAINLQQRGIDAGLQVLAPGASWRGWIEIAVGPVLC; translated from the coding sequence ATGCAAATCGCCGTTATCACTGACCCGGTCACGGGTTCTCACGCGAAGATCGCTGTCGCCCTGGGATTCAACTGCTTCGAATTTGTCGCGAAGCTTTCCGAGTCTGAATCCATCAACGTCATCGACGCCGCCGACGGGTTCGAGCACGGAGACAAGCCCGTCAGCCACAGCGGAATTCCTCTGCTGTTTCCGTTTCCCAATCGGATTCGCAGCGGAAGATTCACCTGGGACGGTCAGGAGTTCGATTTGCCCGAATCGCTGGTCGGATTCAACAATGGCAACGCCATTCACGGATTCGCTCTTGATCGACCCTGGCGAGTTGTCGAACAGACGGAAGCATCGGTCACCGGCACGTTCAAACTCAGCGATGACGCACCGGAGCGACGTTCGCTGTGGCCCGCCGATGCTCAGATCACCCTGCGGTATTCGCTCAGCAACAACAATCTGCGAGCTGACATCACAGTCCACAACCCGGACGACAAGCCGCTGCCGTGGGGATTCGGGACTCACGCGTACTTCAAGTTGCCGCTGGCGGCCGAAAGCAAGCCGGGTCACTGCACGATTTATGCTCCGGTCAGAAAGCGGTGGGAGCTGGAGGGATGTCTGCCCACCGGAAAGCTGCTGTCGCCGCCGGAAGACGGTCGACTGATCGAAGCTCCCTACTTTGACACACTGAAGCTGGACGACGTCTACACTGACATCGTTCCGAAAGACGGCATCGTCGAATGTCAGATCATCGATGAACACGCCGGTGCACAGGTCGTGCAGCGCTGCGACGATTCGTTCCGCGAAATCGTGGCCTTCACGCCTCCCTGGACGTCAGCCGTTTGTCTGGAACCGTACACCTGCACAACCGACGCGATCAACCTGCAGCAGCGGGGCATCGACGCCGGCCTGCAGGTACTGGCTCCCGGAGCAAGCTGGCGGGGCTGGATCGAAATCGCCGTCGGGCCGGTCCTGTGTTAG